In one Lujinxingia vulgaris genomic region, the following are encoded:
- a CDS encoding peptidylprolyl isomerase, which translates to MSRFTLLRTFLLAVLAFAGAGVISAAVPVTAQAAIIDRVVAQVNDEIVTLYELEKEARTYLVQQGRSARVLDNPERREEVLQEVLDDLVNRLLINQAAAEVGESISDEEVNDWMRTLRQQQGLDEQQFMQMVAQYGIDFETYKEVVRDNLLRMRMVSLSGRSATVADSEIDSIYRRRHGSSGKERFIRVRHILVEVDGEGETAEEAARQRASELRAMVEQGADFAEVARQHSEGPGKDQGGMLGEFRRGQLESTFEQAAFSMEPGQLSEPVRTPFGYHIIEVVESEERVARAAAEQRARIRAELQEQEMNRQIEAYLQTLRAKAYVDVRY; encoded by the coding sequence ATGAGTCGATTCACCCTGCTGCGAACCTTTCTGCTGGCTGTGCTGGCCTTTGCCGGCGCCGGCGTCATCAGCGCGGCTGTGCCCGTGACGGCCCAGGCCGCGATCATCGATCGGGTGGTGGCCCAGGTGAACGATGAGATCGTCACGCTCTATGAGCTCGAAAAAGAGGCGCGCACCTACCTCGTGCAGCAGGGGCGCAGCGCGCGGGTGCTCGACAACCCGGAGCGCCGCGAGGAGGTGCTGCAGGAGGTGCTCGACGATCTGGTGAATCGCCTGTTGATCAACCAGGCCGCCGCCGAGGTCGGGGAGTCGATCAGCGATGAGGAGGTCAACGACTGGATGCGGACTCTGCGCCAGCAGCAGGGGCTCGACGAGCAGCAGTTCATGCAGATGGTGGCCCAGTACGGCATCGACTTTGAGACCTACAAAGAGGTCGTGCGCGACAACCTTTTGCGCATGCGCATGGTCAGCTTAAGCGGTCGCAGCGCCACGGTGGCAGACTCCGAGATCGACTCGATCTACCGCCGTCGTCACGGGTCCTCGGGCAAAGAGCGCTTCATTCGCGTGCGCCACATCCTCGTAGAAGTCGACGGGGAGGGTGAGACCGCCGAGGAAGCCGCGCGTCAGCGCGCCTCCGAGCTCCGGGCGATGGTCGAGCAGGGCGCCGACTTCGCGGAGGTTGCCCGCCAGCACAGCGAAGGCCCGGGCAAAGATCAGGGCGGGATGCTCGGTGAGTTTCGCCGCGGCCAGCTCGAATCCACCTTTGAACAGGCCGCGTTCTCCATGGAGCCCGGCCAGCTCTCGGAGCCTGTGCGCACGCCTTTCGGTTACCACATCATTGAAGTGGTCGAGAGTGAGGAGCGCGTCGCCCGGGCCGCCGCCGAGCAGCGCGCCCGCATCCGCGCCGAGCTTCAGGAGCAGGAGATGAACCGCCAGATCGAAGCCTACCTTCAGACCCTTCGCGCCAAAGCCTATGTCGATGTCCGCTACTGA
- a CDS encoding Flp family type IVb pilin: MENVKNLFISLHNDEDGATATEYIILLVLIACFVIMIVKAFGGTVAKKFQEANTDVQTNVDFSSRPTG, from the coding sequence ATGGAAAACGTCAAGAACCTGTTCATCTCGCTGCACAACGACGAAGACGGCGCCACCGCCACCGAGTACATCATCCTGCTCGTGCTCATCGCCTGCTTCGTGATCATGATCGTGAAGGCCTTCGGTGGCACGGTCGCTAAGAAGTTCCAGGAAGCGAACACCGACGTGCAGACCAACGTCGACTTCTCCAGCCGCCCGACCGGCTGA
- the mfd gene encoding transcription-repair coupling factor gives MSDEFAVAIEEGQQEEARPQREERYPVDRLSELVGANHPVEVQAGAGALMSAVLSHLSFKVGRPVVVLTAEENQAERLATDLRLFCGAGDDVGQVEGLSPEDDRFDEAVVHFPSYDVGPFYQATADRRVTMARLAALHALRGQKPPRYTVASVGAAMRRTLAPATFSQHTHRLTIEDALDNERLREVMAHLGYSEVPVVEDAGTFAVRGDIVDIFSPHEEHPVRVERWGDEIAEIRQFHKETQRSLEERGHCDIFPVREAILDKEGVGRAIAKLRALSAEMGRPSSDLRDLIADLQAGLHVVGMEALLPALYEEMGDLLDYLPAEAVVVVLEPSAFMAKARTLWEKRLGEFEASRAEEDYVFEVGAYYRRPDALGQWLGGRKPVEWRRVAMIEDVQERGWPVPEEHLEFRVRENNDIIALRKHFQGVEQTVKALSEKLNGWKERYGRICFACRTGAQAERLVELLNSYGQDAMVLSAPIDISEPVPPPADVLEVYAGELSAGFRSELLGVALVSGVELFGQRVVTHQQKSITEHAAITHFKDLNDGDLVVHVDFGIGRYRGIAHLDVEGIGNDFLHIEYAGGDKLYLPVYRLGRVQKYIGGGDNIALDKLGGTRWDRTKEKVKENIRELAGDLLALYAKRELTKGIKFSPPDAFYEEFEQAFPFDETPDQARAIHEVLSDMSKSRPMDRLICGDVGFGKTEVGIRAAMKAVMDGKQVAVLVPTTLLSEQHAISFEKRVKAFGARVAAINRFRSSKEIKEILADTASGKIDVLIGTHRILSKDVEFKELGLLVVDEEQRFGVAHKEKIKKMRANIDVLTLSATPIPRTLQMSMLGIRDLSIIATPPHNRLSVRTHVAKFSDSVVREAIMRELGRGGQVFFVHNRVQTIEEMARHLREIVPEARIGIGHGQMAEGKLEEVMYAYIRGEINVLLCTSIVESGLDIPNANTIIVNRADMFGLSQLYQLRGRVGRGSQRAYAYLLVPARRTLPDDAQKRLEVIQTYTDLGSGFHVASYDLEIRGAGNLLSDDQSGHVVAVGLDLYTELLEEAIADIRGQELEDELEPEVNIPVEAYIPDTYIPATSLRLMFYKRFSLARSGDELAMIFEELVDRFGEPPSSVRNLRDLISVKIDLRRLGAARLDAGMSAIAMELDPRTPLNPAAVLDLVNASGGRWRLTAEMKLIYKLKVDESAQLMRTARSVLNQLLAL, from the coding sequence GTGTCCGACGAGTTTGCAGTGGCGATAGAAGAGGGGCAGCAGGAGGAGGCGCGGCCGCAGCGCGAGGAGCGCTACCCGGTGGATCGACTCTCGGAGCTGGTGGGTGCAAACCATCCGGTGGAGGTGCAGGCGGGCGCCGGCGCCCTGATGTCGGCGGTGCTCTCTCACCTCTCTTTTAAGGTGGGGCGACCGGTGGTGGTGCTCACCGCCGAGGAGAACCAGGCCGAGCGCCTGGCCACCGATCTTCGCCTCTTCTGCGGGGCCGGCGATGATGTTGGCCAGGTGGAGGGGCTCTCACCGGAGGATGATCGCTTTGATGAGGCGGTAGTCCATTTCCCCTCCTATGATGTGGGGCCTTTTTACCAGGCCACGGCCGACCGGCGCGTCACGATGGCGCGCCTGGCGGCGCTGCACGCGCTTCGAGGACAGAAGCCCCCGCGCTACACCGTGGCGTCGGTGGGCGCGGCGATGCGGCGCACCCTCGCGCCAGCGACCTTCTCGCAGCACACCCACCGCCTCACCATCGAAGATGCGCTGGATAACGAGCGGCTGCGCGAGGTGATGGCGCACCTGGGCTACTCGGAGGTTCCGGTGGTCGAGGACGCGGGCACCTTCGCGGTGCGCGGCGACATCGTCGACATCTTCTCCCCGCACGAAGAGCACCCGGTGCGCGTGGAGCGCTGGGGCGATGAGATCGCCGAGATCCGCCAGTTCCATAAAGAGACCCAGCGCAGCCTGGAGGAGCGCGGCCACTGCGACATCTTCCCGGTGCGCGAGGCCATCCTCGATAAAGAGGGGGTGGGCCGCGCGATCGCGAAGTTGCGCGCGCTCAGCGCCGAGATGGGGAGGCCGTCGAGCGATCTTCGCGATCTCATCGCCGATCTTCAGGCCGGGCTGCATGTGGTTGGCATGGAGGCTTTGCTGCCGGCGCTGTATGAGGAGATGGGCGATCTTCTCGACTACCTGCCCGCCGAAGCCGTGGTCGTGGTGCTGGAGCCCTCGGCCTTTATGGCGAAGGCGCGCACGCTCTGGGAGAAGCGCCTTGGCGAGTTTGAGGCCTCCCGCGCCGAAGAGGATTACGTCTTTGAGGTCGGGGCTTACTACCGCCGCCCCGATGCCCTTGGCCAGTGGCTGGGGGGGCGCAAGCCGGTGGAGTGGCGGCGCGTAGCGATGATCGAAGATGTGCAGGAGCGGGGCTGGCCTGTGCCCGAAGAGCACCTGGAGTTTCGGGTGCGCGAGAACAACGACATCATCGCGCTGCGCAAGCACTTCCAGGGCGTGGAGCAGACGGTCAAGGCGCTCAGCGAGAAGCTCAACGGGTGGAAGGAGCGCTACGGGCGCATCTGTTTTGCGTGCCGCACCGGCGCCCAGGCCGAGCGTCTGGTGGAGCTTTTAAATAGCTACGGCCAGGACGCGATGGTGCTCAGCGCGCCCATCGACATCAGCGAGCCGGTGCCGCCTCCGGCCGATGTGCTTGAGGTTTATGCTGGCGAGCTCAGCGCGGGCTTTCGCTCGGAGCTGCTGGGCGTGGCGCTCGTGTCGGGGGTGGAGCTCTTCGGCCAACGCGTGGTCACCCACCAGCAAAAGTCGATCACCGAACACGCTGCCATCACCCACTTCAAAGATCTCAACGACGGCGACCTGGTGGTGCACGTCGACTTCGGGATCGGCCGCTACCGGGGCATCGCCCACCTGGATGTGGAGGGGATCGGCAACGATTTTCTGCACATCGAGTACGCCGGCGGCGACAAGCTCTACCTGCCGGTCTACCGCCTGGGGCGCGTGCAGAAGTACATCGGCGGTGGCGACAACATCGCGCTCGATAAGCTCGGGGGCACCCGCTGGGATCGCACCAAAGAGAAGGTCAAAGAGAACATCCGCGAGCTGGCCGGCGATCTTCTGGCGCTTTACGCCAAACGCGAGCTGACCAAAGGCATCAAGTTCAGCCCGCCCGACGCCTTTTATGAGGAGTTCGAGCAGGCCTTTCCCTTCGATGAGACCCCCGACCAGGCCCGCGCCATCCACGAGGTGCTCAGCGACATGTCGAAGTCGCGGCCGATGGACCGGCTCATCTGCGGCGACGTGGGCTTTGGTAAGACCGAGGTGGGCATCCGCGCGGCGATGAAGGCGGTGATGGACGGCAAGCAGGTCGCCGTGCTCGTGCCCACCACGCTCTTGAGCGAGCAGCATGCGATCTCGTTTGAGAAGCGCGTCAAGGCGTTCGGGGCGCGGGTGGCGGCCATCAACCGCTTCCGATCCTCCAAAGAGATCAAAGAGATCCTGGCCGATACCGCCTCCGGCAAGATCGACGTGCTCATCGGCACCCACCGCATCCTCTCCAAAGATGTGGAGTTTAAGGAGCTGGGGCTTCTGGTCGTCGATGAGGAGCAGCGCTTTGGCGTGGCGCATAAAGAGAAGATCAAGAAGATGCGCGCCAACATCGACGTGCTCACGCTCTCGGCCACGCCGATCCCGCGCACCTTGCAGATGAGCATGCTGGGGATTCGCGACCTCTCGATCATCGCCACCCCGCCGCATAACCGCCTCTCGGTGCGCACGCACGTGGCCAAGTTCAGCGACTCGGTGGTGCGCGAGGCGATCATGCGCGAGCTGGGCCGCGGCGGGCAGGTCTTCTTTGTGCATAACCGCGTTCAGACGATCGAGGAGATGGCGCGCCATCTGCGCGAGATTGTGCCGGAGGCGCGCATCGGCATCGGCCACGGTCAGATGGCCGAGGGTAAGCTCGAAGAGGTGATGTACGCCTACATTCGCGGCGAGATTAACGTGCTCTTGTGTACGAGCATCGTGGAGAGCGGGCTGGATATCCCCAACGCCAACACAATCATCGTCAACCGCGCCGACATGTTCGGGCTCTCCCAGCTCTATCAGCTGCGGGGGCGCGTGGGTCGTGGAAGCCAGCGCGCGTACGCCTACCTGCTGGTGCCGGCGAGGCGTACGCTGCCCGATGATGCGCAGAAACGCCTGGAGGTCATTCAGACCTACACCGACCTTGGCAGCGGGTTCCACGTGGCGAGCTACGACCTGGAGATCCGCGGGGCGGGCAACCTGCTCTCCGACGATCAGTCCGGGCATGTGGTGGCCGTCGGCCTGGACCTCTACACCGAGCTTCTGGAGGAGGCCATCGCCGACATCCGCGGCCAGGAGCTCGAAGATGAGCTCGAACCGGAGGTCAACATCCCGGTCGAGGCCTACATCCCCGACACCTACATCCCGGCCACAAGCCTGCGCCTGATGTTCTACAAGCGCTTCTCGCTGGCGCGCTCGGGCGATGAGCTGGCGATGATCTTTGAGGAGCTCGTCGATCGTTTTGGCGAGCCGCCGAGCTCGGTACGAAACCTGCGCGATCTCATCAGCGTGAAGATCGATCTTCGCCGTCTGGGCGCCGCGCGTCTCGACGCCGGGATGAGCGCCATTGCCATGGAGCTCGACCCGCGCACGCCGCTGAATCCGGCGGCGGTCCTCGATCTTGTGAACGCAAGTGGCGGGCGCTGGCGCCTGACCGCCGAGATGAAACTAATCTACAAGCTCAAGGTCGATGAGTCTGCCCAGCTGATGCGCACCGCGCGCAGCGTTCTCAATCAACTGCTGGCGTTGTAG
- a CDS encoding peptidylprolyl isomerase: MKMMNAKKTMVGMMVGGALLVACAPQKPSAEGDAPRQERAEDGAPGQDQVVARVNGEAITRAEFERRIESLAPHARARLQSPEQREDFLKSVVQFEVMADAAEEAGLGESPQVRHAMREVMVRLMLAEQLREEGGAAVGDEELQAYYDAHRADFARPARRMVYELVAQTREEAERLRRRFVEEAYPTTQEALNAFAELAGQYSFDRKTGDRSGARGWVEAGQPVAGAETMFETPVGQASTPYEDERGWVVAFVAEEEPARQPALSEVERELRTRVLEEKRRRLRTELVERLMAEATIEIDEDVLATVTPPQPELPTRLRDLPRLPVRDQGAGD; the protein is encoded by the coding sequence ATGAAGATGATGAACGCGAAGAAAACGATGGTGGGGATGATGGTTGGCGGGGCGCTTCTCGTGGCGTGTGCGCCTCAAAAGCCTTCGGCCGAAGGCGATGCGCCGCGCCAGGAGCGCGCTGAAGACGGCGCCCCGGGCCAGGATCAGGTGGTCGCCCGGGTCAACGGTGAGGCCATCACCCGCGCGGAGTTTGAGCGGCGCATCGAGAGCCTGGCTCCCCACGCCCGCGCTCGGCTGCAGTCGCCGGAGCAGCGCGAAGACTTTTTGAAGAGCGTGGTGCAGTTCGAGGTGATGGCCGACGCCGCCGAAGAGGCCGGCCTCGGAGAGAGCCCGCAGGTGCGCCACGCCATGCGTGAGGTGATGGTGCGCCTGATGCTCGCTGAACAGCTGCGTGAGGAGGGCGGGGCGGCCGTTGGTGACGAGGAGCTGCAGGCCTATTACGACGCGCACCGCGCCGACTTTGCGCGGCCCGCGCGCCGCATGGTCTACGAGCTTGTGGCCCAGACCCGCGAGGAGGCTGAGCGCCTGCGCCGCCGCTTTGTCGAAGAGGCCTACCCCACCACGCAAGAGGCGCTCAACGCCTTTGCGGAGCTCGCCGGGCAGTACTCCTTCGATCGCAAAACGGGCGACCGCAGCGGGGCGCGCGGCTGGGTGGAGGCTGGCCAGCCGGTGGCCGGCGCCGAGACGATGTTTGAGACACCGGTCGGCCAGGCCTCAACGCCCTATGAAGATGAGCGAGGCTGGGTGGTGGCGTTTGTGGCCGAGGAAGAACCCGCTCGCCAGCCCGCGTTGAGCGAGGTGGAGCGCGAGCTGCGCACCCGCGTGCTCGAAGAGAAAAGACGCCGACTTCGCACCGAGCTTGTGGAGCGCTTGATGGCCGAGGCCACCATCGAGATCGATGAAGATGTACTCGCTACTGTCACCCCCCCCCAGCCCGAGCTCCCCACTCGCCTGCGCGACCTTCCGCGCCTTCCGGTGCGCGACCAGGGCGCGGGCGACTGA